From Culicoidibacter larvae, a single genomic window includes:
- a CDS encoding ABC transporter permease, whose product MFLAWNEIKHSKLRYFLIIGVMALIAYLVFFLIGLAYGLAEDNRTAADKWQADAIVLTDEANVNMSMSMMPADSINDVSAAETAVLGQSPSVAQVNGRNDSLDKINVSIFGIEPDSFIAPNVIDGVMFADDYEAVVDNSMHLEDGVELGDLLYLAGVDKPVKVVGFTDNAKFSISPVLYTTLDTFRDVRFAKSGGIGVKNDIINAIIVRATDHDAANVTVSKSDLKVYPINTYINKLPGYQAQVLTFGLMIGFLVVIAAVVIGIFIYVFTLQKAAIFGVMKAQGISNGYISKAVIIQTLLLAVLGFGLGAGLTLLTALFLPAAVPFRIEALYFGGLFLILVFSSVLGALFSVRTVVKVDPLKAIS is encoded by the coding sequence ATGTTTTTAGCATGGAATGAGATTAAGCATAGTAAATTACGATATTTTTTAATTATCGGTGTTATGGCGCTGATTGCCTACTTGGTGTTCTTTTTGATTGGGTTGGCATACGGGTTGGCAGAGGATAATCGAACGGCAGCGGATAAGTGGCAGGCTGATGCTATTGTGCTGACCGATGAGGCAAACGTTAATATGAGTATGTCGATGATGCCGGCGGATAGTATTAATGATGTGTCTGCAGCGGAAACAGCAGTGCTTGGACAAAGTCCAAGTGTGGCGCAGGTGAATGGACGCAATGATAGTCTGGATAAGATTAATGTGAGTATTTTTGGGATTGAGCCGGATAGTTTTATTGCACCAAATGTGATTGATGGGGTTATGTTTGCCGATGATTATGAAGCTGTTGTTGATAATAGTATGCATCTTGAGGATGGCGTTGAGCTTGGCGATTTGTTATATCTTGCCGGAGTTGATAAGCCGGTAAAAGTAGTTGGTTTCACTGATAATGCCAAATTTAGTATCTCACCAGTCTTGTATACCACATTGGATACTTTTAGGGATGTGCGTTTTGCTAAGAGTGGTGGTATTGGGGTGAAGAATGATATTATCAATGCAATAATTGTTCGGGCTACGGATCATGATGCTGCTAATGTAACAGTTAGTAAGAGTGATTTGAAGGTTTATCCGATAAACACGTATATCAATAAGCTGCCCGGGTATCAGGCCCAGGTGCTGACGTTTGGATTGATGATTGGCTTTTTAGTTGTTATTGCAGCAGTTGTTATTGGCATTTTTATTTATGTATTTACTTTGCAGAAGGCAGCAATTTTCGGCGTTATGAAGGCACAAGGAATTTCCAATGGTTATATTAGCAAAGCGGTTATTATCCAAACTTTATTATTGGCAGTTTTAGGATTTGGTTTAGGAGCCGGGTTAACCTTGTTGACAGCGCTCTTTTTACCGGCGGCAGTGCCGTTCCGAATTGAGGCGTTGTATTTTGGCGGATTGTTCTTGATTTTAGTATTTTCTTCAGTTCTCGGGGCATTGTTCTCAGTCAGAACAGTTGTAAAAGTTGATCCGCTGAAAGCAATAAGTTAG